A genomic window from Tolypothrix sp. PCC 7910 includes:
- a CDS encoding TIGR03960 family B12-binding radical SAM protein → MAVAVEKLITPDILKPARYLGNERLAVHKPWDTASIRWVLTYPEVYEVGASNLGHIILYNILNAQPRQLCDRAYLPGPDLSAKLRATNTPLFAVESKRSLTEFDILGFNLSYELGATNILEMLDLAGIPLTWQERAAGNYPLIFAGGQTATSNPEPYTDFFDFIALGDGEELLPEIGLVLEEGKQALLSRRELLLDLAQIPGVYVPQFYQMAADGSVHPVADNVPKRILRRVATPIPAYSIGLVPYVETVHDRLTIEIRRGCTRGCRFCQPGMLTRPARDVEPDKVVEAIEQGMRATGYNEFSLLSLSCSDYLSLPAVGMEIKNRLKNENITLSLPSQRVDRFDENIANILGGTRQSGLTFAPEAGTQRMRDIVNKGLTNEELLRGVKTAWEQGWDKIKLYFMIGLPGETDADVIGIAETVSWLQRECRGQGRRPLNFNLTISNFTPKPHTPFQWHSVSTAEFQRKQKLLRQEFRRIRGVKVNFTDVRLSAMEDFIGRGDRTLGKVLRRAWELGAGMDSWYESMDKAFAAWGSAIAQAGLDWKYRQVEQGEWNLFATTQEQSSEVGLAPSLDAPLPWDHIDTGIDKKWLKEDLQRALEAAIVPDCSFDGCSHCGVCGTDFGHNIVIEPPAVPEFAGEFVPNTARIQRLRVWFGKQKDMALVSHLDLMRLFDRAVRRASLPVSFTGGFHPHPRISVANALALGATSTGEIVDFELTVPVDVNIFRANLAKELPPDIPIYDVVELDLKAPAASQVIEAAEYLITVSTTGEATPAQWQSWIEQIQTKTEILWEQITKSGKHQIVNLRDRLLELELVATNTNQTEPTATLRYLGICRPDGVLLRPEQILFMLENVANIEFHLCHIQRNRLILGI, encoded by the coding sequence GTGGCTGTTGCAGTTGAAAAGTTAATCACACCGGATATTTTAAAACCAGCGCGTTACTTAGGTAATGAGCGCTTAGCAGTACATAAACCTTGGGACACGGCATCAATACGTTGGGTGCTAACCTACCCAGAAGTATATGAAGTTGGAGCTTCCAACCTAGGGCATATTATTCTCTATAACATCTTGAACGCCCAGCCGCGGCAGTTATGCGATCGCGCATATCTCCCTGGGCCAGATCTGTCAGCTAAGCTCCGAGCAACAAACACACCATTGTTTGCAGTAGAGTCGAAGCGATCGCTGACAGAATTTGACATTTTAGGGTTTAATCTTAGTTACGAACTGGGAGCCACCAATATTTTAGAAATGTTGGATTTGGCAGGTATACCCCTAACTTGGCAAGAACGCGCAGCAGGTAATTACCCCCTGATTTTCGCGGGAGGGCAAACAGCAACCTCTAATCCAGAACCTTACACAGACTTCTTCGACTTTATTGCCCTTGGCGATGGTGAGGAACTACTGCCAGAAATTGGTTTAGTCTTGGAAGAAGGTAAACAAGCTCTTTTGAGCCGCAGAGAATTACTGCTGGACTTAGCTCAAATCCCAGGGGTATACGTTCCCCAGTTTTACCAAATGGCGGCGGATGGTTCAGTCCATCCTGTAGCGGATAATGTCCCCAAACGAATTCTGAGACGGGTGGCTACACCCATACCGGCTTATTCCATAGGGCTAGTACCCTATGTCGAGACAGTACATGATCGCTTAACAATTGAAATTCGCCGTGGTTGCACTCGCGGTTGTCGCTTTTGTCAACCAGGAATGCTTACCCGTCCAGCGCGGGATGTAGAACCAGACAAGGTAGTAGAAGCCATTGAACAGGGAATGCGGGCGACTGGTTACAATGAGTTTTCCCTCCTATCCCTCAGTTGTTCAGATTATTTATCCCTACCAGCAGTAGGGATGGAAATTAAAAATCGTTTAAAAAATGAAAATATTACACTGTCTCTTCCTAGCCAACGAGTAGACAGATTTGATGAAAATATTGCCAATATTCTAGGTGGAACCAGACAATCAGGGCTAACCTTCGCCCCAGAAGCTGGAACCCAGAGAATGCGGGACATTGTCAATAAGGGTTTGACCAATGAAGAACTGCTCAGGGGTGTGAAAACAGCTTGGGAACAAGGTTGGGATAAAATCAAGTTGTATTTTATGATCGGCTTACCAGGTGAGACAGATGCCGATGTGATTGGCATCGCCGAAACGGTAAGCTGGTTGCAAAGAGAGTGTCGCGGACAGGGGAGAAGACCGCTAAACTTTAACTTGACAATCTCTAACTTTACCCCTAAGCCCCATACACCCTTTCAATGGCATTCAGTTTCTACCGCTGAATTTCAACGCAAGCAAAAGTTACTCAGACAAGAATTCCGCCGCATTAGAGGAGTAAAAGTAAATTTTACTGATGTGCGGCTGTCGGCAATGGAAGACTTTATAGGTAGAGGCGATCGCACTTTAGGAAAAGTTCTCCGCCGAGCGTGGGAATTGGGTGCAGGTATGGATTCCTGGTATGAAAGTATGGACAAAGCGTTTGCAGCTTGGGGAAGCGCGATCGCGCAAGCAGGTTTAGACTGGAAATACCGTCAAGTGGAACAGGGTGAATGGAATTTATTTGCCACCACCCAGGAGCAAAGCAGTGAAGTTGGTTTGGCTCCTTCCCTTGATGCTCCTCTCCCCTGGGACCACATTGATACAGGAATTGATAAAAAGTGGCTCAAAGAAGACCTGCAACGGGCCTTAGAAGCCGCGATCGTTCCTGATTGCTCTTTTGACGGATGTTCTCACTGTGGTGTCTGTGGCACCGATTTTGGACATAATATTGTCATTGAGCCACCAGCAGTTCCAGAATTTGCTGGGGAATTTGTACCAAATACCGCTAGAATCCAACGCCTGCGAGTCTGGTTCGGTAAGCAAAAAGACATGGCTTTAGTCAGCCATTTAGATTTGATGCGTCTATTCGATAGAGCAGTGCGAAGAGCCAGCTTACCAGTCTCTTTTACTGGTGGTTTTCATCCTCATCCCCGGATTTCCGTGGCTAATGCTTTAGCTTTAGGAGCTACAAGCACAGGTGAAATTGTGGACTTTGAGCTAACTGTACCAGTAGATGTCAATATATTCCGAGCCAATTTAGCGAAGGAGTTGCCCCCAGACATACCTATATATGATGTAGTGGAATTGGATTTAAAAGCTCCCGCAGCTAGCCAAGTTATAGAGGCAGCAGAATATTTAATTACTGTTTCCACCACAGGGGAAGCCACACCTGCACAATGGCAAAGCTGGATTGAGCAAATTCAAACCAAAACAGAAATTCTTTGGGAACAAATTACCAAGTCAGGTAAACACCAAATCGTAAATCTGCGCGATCGCTTGTTGGAACTAGAATTAGTCGCAACTAACACTAATCAAACAGAGCCTACAGCTACCTTGCGTTATCTAGGTATCTGTCGCCCCGATGGAGTGCTGTTGCGTCCCGAACAAATCCTGTTTATGCTAGAAAATGTGGCTAACATAGAATTTCATCTCTGTCATATCCAGCGCAATCGGCTCATTTTGGGTATATAA
- a CDS encoding pyridoxal phosphate-dependent aminotransferase has product MQFAKRLEKIPPYLFAEINRKRHELEAQGVDIINLAIGDPDKPTPAHILQAMHEAIDDAATHNYPPYQGTQEFREAAVKWMERRFGVADLNPNTEVVCSIGSKEAIHNTFLAFVEAGDYTLIPDPGYPVYRTATLFAGGEPYTMPLKAENQFLPDLNMIPEEVAHKAKLLWINYPNNPTGAIATLDFFAELVAFCKQYDILLCHDNAYSEMAYDGYKPPSVLQVPGAKDVAIEFHSLSKSYNMTGWRIGFAVGNAIGIKGLTQVKSNVDSGVFKAIQQSAIAAYATNEAELQSLISVYQNRRDIIVTGLQSLGWPIQPPQATLYVWVPVPPGYTSTEFVTLLLDKCGILVPPGNGYGASGEGFFRIALTIPDKRMHEAIQRLKDAGIRYEA; this is encoded by the coding sequence ATGCAGTTCGCTAAACGCCTAGAAAAAATTCCTCCCTACCTGTTCGCTGAAATTAACCGCAAACGGCATGAACTCGAAGCTCAGGGAGTTGATATCATCAATTTGGCGATCGGCGATCCAGATAAACCAACTCCGGCTCATATTCTCCAGGCAATGCATGAGGCGATAGATGACGCTGCTACTCACAACTATCCACCGTATCAAGGTACTCAAGAATTTCGGGAAGCAGCTGTTAAATGGATGGAACGTCGGTTTGGTGTGGCTGACTTAAATCCAAATACAGAGGTTGTGTGTTCGATTGGTTCTAAAGAAGCAATTCACAACACCTTTTTAGCCTTTGTCGAAGCAGGAGACTATACCCTAATACCTGATCCTGGTTATCCTGTATACCGAACTGCAACATTATTTGCTGGTGGTGAGCCTTATACAATGCCGCTGAAGGCAGAAAATCAATTTTTGCCGGACTTGAATATGATTCCAGAGGAAGTTGCCCATAAAGCGAAACTTTTATGGATTAACTATCCTAATAATCCGACGGGAGCAATAGCAACATTAGATTTTTTTGCAGAATTAGTAGCTTTTTGCAAGCAGTACGATATCTTGCTTTGCCATGACAACGCTTACTCAGAAATGGCGTACGATGGCTACAAACCGCCCAGTGTGCTACAGGTTCCAGGTGCTAAAGATGTAGCCATCGAGTTTCACAGTCTGTCTAAGTCCTACAACATGACAGGCTGGCGAATTGGTTTTGCAGTTGGGAATGCGATTGGCATTAAAGGCTTAACCCAGGTGAAAAGCAACGTCGATTCTGGGGTATTTAAGGCAATTCAACAGAGTGCGATCGCAGCCTATGCTACCAATGAAGCAGAATTACAATCTCTCATCTCCGTTTACCAAAATCGTCGAGACATTATTGTCACAGGGTTGCAATCTCTAGGCTGGCCAATTCAGCCTCCACAAGCAACTCTTTACGTCTGGGTTCCAGTTCCCCCAGGATATACATCCACAGAGTTTGTCACCCTGTTACTTGACAAATGCGGCATCCTTGTGCCTCCAGGTAACGGTTATGGCGCATCTGGAGAAGGCTTTTTCCGAATTGCCTTAACCATACCTGATAAGCGAATGCACGAAGCAATTCAACGCTTGAAGGATGCTGGGATTAGATATGAAGCATAA
- a CDS encoding CPBP family intramembrane glutamic endopeptidase, with protein MKINLLDLAQRPAPIRLGCFILALLLLWLPVAAPIYLLVHDSNLVSILTMVLLYVEFIFLLRLWGKYVYQEPQILRHYGLEISRQNGVDLLRGLAIGLITVLIVFGLQGAFGWLVWQQPQVFLLKIVLEGLIVGFAVGFAEELLFRGWLLNELERNYSPSISLWIDAIVFAGLHFIKPLAAIIHTLPQFPALVLLGLTQVWGKRWRRGRLGLPIGLHGGLVWGYYIINIGRLVKYSGQVPDWVTGVNNNPLQGAMGVLFMTILALWMRGMNMKH; from the coding sequence ATGAAAATTAACCTGCTCGATTTAGCTCAACGCCCTGCCCCTATAAGGCTGGGTTGTTTTATTTTAGCTTTGTTATTGCTCTGGTTGCCTGTTGCTGCCCCAATATACTTACTAGTGCATGATTCTAATTTAGTAAGTATATTAACAATGGTATTGCTATATGTAGAATTTATTTTTCTACTGCGGTTATGGGGTAAGTATGTTTATCAAGAACCTCAGATACTACGGCATTATGGCTTAGAAATTTCTCGCCAGAACGGTGTAGATTTGCTGCGTGGTTTGGCTATTGGATTAATTACTGTATTGATAGTATTTGGATTGCAAGGTGCTTTTGGTTGGTTAGTGTGGCAACAACCACAAGTTTTCTTATTAAAAATTGTTTTAGAAGGTTTAATTGTTGGTTTCGCTGTAGGTTTTGCTGAGGAATTATTATTCCGAGGTTGGTTGTTGAATGAATTAGAACGTAATTACAGCCCTAGTATTTCTTTATGGATAGATGCAATTGTCTTTGCTGGATTGCACTTTATTAAACCTTTAGCGGCAATTATTCATACACTACCGCAATTTCCAGCTTTAGTATTATTAGGATTAACGCAGGTATGGGGCAAGCGCTGGCGTAGAGGCAGACTCGGCTTACCAATTGGGTTACATGGTGGTTTAGTTTGGGGCTATTACATTATTAATATTGGGCGATTAGTCAAATATTCTGGGCAAGTTCCTGATTGGGTTACAGGTGTGAATAATAATCCTTTACAAGGTGCGATGGGTGTTTTATTTATGACTATATTAGCTTTATGGATGCGAGGTATGAACATGAAGCATTAA
- a CDS encoding DUF1830 domain-containing protein: protein MAQILDPLPPEQSGTILCCYVNATSKIQVARISNIPNWYFERVVFPGQRLVFEAPKEAQMEIHTGMMASAILSDTIPCIRLLISEDGTYELGSSSSVAMDSINKTPTVQPINTKTDDTTKPLTVAGLASVD, encoded by the coding sequence ATGGCTCAAATATTAGATCCACTACCACCTGAGCAATCGGGAACTATTCTCTGCTGCTACGTAAATGCCACGAGCAAAATCCAGGTTGCCCGCATCTCCAACATTCCTAATTGGTATTTTGAAAGGGTTGTTTTTCCTGGACAACGGCTCGTGTTTGAAGCCCCGAAAGAAGCTCAAATGGAGATTCATACGGGGATGATGGCCAGTGCAATTTTATCGGATACAATTCCATGTATTCGCCTTTTAATCTCTGAGGATGGTACTTATGAGTTGGGTAGCAGCTCATCAGTAGCAATGGACTCTATCAATAAAACACCAACTGTTCAGCCAATTAATACAAAAACTGACGATACAACAAAACCTTTAACAGTAGCTGGTTTAGCTTCCGTTGATTAA
- a CDS encoding DUF2281 domain-containing protein — protein MVLEELPESLQTEVLHYIEFLIEKHTQKSTQEQPKTKRRVAGTMKEMFVLPLPDDFDELLEDMKEYME, from the coding sequence TTGGTATTAGAAGAACTCCCTGAGTCTCTTCAGACAGAAGTATTGCATTACATTGAGTTTTTAATAGAAAAGCACACTCAAAAATCTACCCAAGAACAGCCAAAAACAAAACGTCGTGTTGCAGGCACGATGAAAGAAATGTTTGTTTTACCATTACCTGATGATTTTGATGAGCTGCTTGAGGATATGAAAGAATATATGGAATGA
- a CDS encoding DICT sensory domain-containing protein encodes MLEGSILQQLESNHRRSVRPIRFGVYYKNTLVALCHALEDHILKDDGQPLVITAFQRGKWYLQEAERYADIAQHSGQIVIMAAPDAGFAEHSTSLLPNVDLVALDPSDPVAQEWHLIILSPKYTAMVICQELSEADYGSAGVPTSDLERKFYGLWTFEPELVRETAELAIAHIKPLNPELADKLTAYKDAIKPSLVTPEDLSAVVSLVVDYLQTGQENLPVPTALRQQVLDNNLVSNEIQAFLRMAQLIDLADINNPMAAAEVVALSETVGQLLNLPAWQIKRLRLAALLHRIDPLQKAESVLVPGSSRRYHEEDSNRPLSCPLVPGAQVLRTMPRLRAVAQIITHQTEWWDGSGEPAGLAGDEIPLESRILALVADFQWRVNQKKSPQISREEIFTQALDECKQQSTRFDPKLVDTLALLVMGLQQGLDLPLIETKVSAGMWLIDSRWDSHTKNSEEIGSYPQ; translated from the coding sequence ATGTTAGAAGGCTCCATACTCCAACAATTAGAAAGTAATCATCGCCGTAGTGTTAGACCAATTCGCTTCGGAGTGTATTACAAAAATACCCTAGTTGCCTTGTGTCATGCCTTGGAAGACCATATCCTCAAAGATGATGGTCAACCCTTAGTGATTACTGCCTTCCAACGAGGTAAATGGTATCTCCAAGAAGCAGAAAGATACGCAGACATCGCCCAACATAGCGGCCAAATTGTCATTATGGCTGCCCCCGATGCTGGTTTTGCGGAACATTCCACAAGCCTTCTACCCAATGTAGACTTAGTAGCTTTAGATCCAAGCGACCCTGTAGCTCAAGAGTGGCATTTAATTATCCTGTCACCTAAATACACAGCGATGGTAATTTGTCAAGAGTTATCAGAAGCTGATTATGGCAGTGCTGGGGTACCGACATCAGACTTAGAGCGTAAATTCTATGGCTTATGGACATTTGAACCAGAGTTAGTCAGAGAGACAGCAGAATTAGCGATCGCTCATATTAAACCATTAAACCCAGAACTAGCAGACAAGTTAACTGCTTATAAAGATGCCATTAAGCCTAGTCTTGTCACGCCAGAAGATTTGAGTGCAGTGGTTTCCCTTGTCGTTGATTACCTCCAGACTGGGCAGGAAAATTTACCCGTTCCCACAGCACTACGTCAGCAAGTACTAGACAACAACTTGGTTTCTAATGAAATCCAAGCATTCTTGCGGATGGCGCAATTAATAGATTTGGCAGATATTAATAACCCAATGGCCGCGGCGGAAGTCGTAGCCCTGTCCGAAACAGTAGGACAATTATTAAATCTCCCTGCATGGCAAATTAAAAGATTGCGCCTAGCCGCTTTGCTGCATCGCATAGATCCTTTACAAAAAGCAGAAAGCGTTTTGGTGCCAGGTAGTTCTAGACGTTACCACGAAGAAGACTCCAATCGTCCCTTAAGCTGTCCCCTAGTACCAGGCGCACAAGTATTGCGAACCATGCCCAGGTTACGAGCAGTTGCTCAAATTATTACGCATCAAACCGAGTGGTGGGATGGTTCAGGAGAGCCAGCTGGGTTAGCGGGAGATGAAATTCCCCTAGAATCGCGCATTTTAGCCTTAGTTGCAGACTTTCAATGGCGAGTTAATCAGAAAAAATCTCCCCAAATCAGCCGAGAGGAAATTTTTACTCAAGCTTTAGATGAGTGCAAACAACAATCAACCCGCTTTGACCCTAAACTTGTAGATACCCTAGCTTTGTTAGTCATGGGTTTGCAACAAGGATTAGACTTACCCTTAATAGAAACCAAAGTCAGTGCCGGAATGTGGTTAATTGATTCCCGTTGGGATAGTCACACCAAGAATAGTGAGGAGATTGGTAGTTACCCACAATGA
- a CDS encoding DUF4079 domain-containing protein: MNLPSFLWLWKIAAWSMGLSLLAYVMLATTGFWMFKARSSQHPPNLPFLNRGNAGMRSLHYTIGISMVGLVLLLLAIGIIGTLGHFGSLGHSSHLAAGLVVVALVLLSAFSATQISPERPWVRTLHVGTNIILFIGFAWVSLTGWSVVQKYLP, translated from the coding sequence ATGAATTTGCCTTCTTTTCTTTGGTTGTGGAAAATAGCGGCTTGGTCAATGGGGTTATCCTTGCTAGCATACGTGATGTTAGCGACCACCGGCTTTTGGATGTTTAAAGCGAGAAGTTCGCAACACCCGCCTAATTTACCTTTCTTAAATAGAGGAAATGCGGGGATGCGATCGCTCCACTATACAATCGGCATTAGTATGGTTGGTTTAGTGCTACTACTACTGGCAATTGGTATTATTGGCACGTTGGGCCATTTCGGTTCACTAGGACATTCATCTCACTTGGCTGCTGGGTTGGTAGTAGTAGCATTAGTTTTGCTATCAGCTTTTAGTGCTACCCAAATTAGTCCCGAAAGACCTTGGGTGAGAACTTTACACGTAGGTACAAATATTATTCTGTTTATAGGTTTTGCTTGGGTATCACTCACTGGTTGGAGTGTCGTGCAAAAGTATTTACCTTAA
- a CDS encoding STAS domain-containing protein — protein sequence MQAVLKCQKVTVIRPQGCLNAANALEFERDLTKALTQDDTSILLVDLAAVESLDSAGLMALVSALKLAGSLGRSLQLGSVSPSIRIIFELTQLDQVFEIV from the coding sequence ATGCAAGCGGTACTTAAATGTCAAAAAGTTACAGTTATTCGTCCTCAAGGCTGCCTTAATGCCGCTAACGCTTTAGAATTTGAGCGGGATCTAACTAAAGCGTTGACACAAGATGATACTTCTATCTTGTTAGTGGATTTGGCAGCAGTAGAATCGTTAGACAGCGCAGGTTTAATGGCATTGGTATCTGCGCTGAAACTGGCTGGGAGTTTAGGACGAAGTCTCCAGCTTGGCTCTGTATCTCCGTCAATTAGAATTATTTTTGAATTAACACAACTTGATCAAGTATTTGAAATCGTTTGA
- a CDS encoding photosystem II high light acclimation radical SAM protein yields the protein MAVNASTIENRILYVRLPCNPIFPIGVVYLSDHVHKQFPNIEQRIFDLGCVPPLDYAQALERCIDEFKPTLLVFSWRDIQIYAPVGGRGGNPLQNAFEFYYAKNPLIKLRGALGGLRIFIAYYVELWRNLGLIKRGLKRAQRYAKTARAVVGGGAVSVFYEQLGKSLPAGTIISVGEGETLLTKFLSGKEFRDERCYVVGEAQPRQRLIHEQPTPLEKTACNYDYIESIWPEFNYYLQGQDFYIGVQTKRGCPHNCCYCVYTVVEGKQVRINPADEVVAEMRQLYDRGIRNFWFTDAQFIPARKFIDDAAELLQKIVDSGMRDIHWAAYIRADNLTPELCKLMAKTGMNYFEIGITSGSQELVRKMRMGYNLRTVLQNCRDLKTAGFNDLVSVNYSFNVIDERPETIRQTIAYHRELERIFGADKVEPAIFFIGLQPHTHLEEYAFKQGILKPGYNPMSLMPWTAKKLLWNPEPLGSFFGEVCLQAWQQNPNDFGREVMKILEEKLGCADLEAALSAPIEKNEKQLVGV from the coding sequence ATGGCAGTTAACGCAAGCACAATCGAAAATCGAATTCTTTACGTTCGCCTTCCCTGTAACCCCATCTTTCCCATTGGGGTTGTCTACCTTAGCGATCATGTCCACAAACAGTTTCCTAATATTGAGCAGCGCATTTTTGACTTGGGATGCGTACCACCTTTAGACTATGCTCAAGCCTTAGAGCGCTGTATCGATGAATTTAAACCTACACTGCTAGTATTTTCTTGGCGAGATATACAAATATATGCGCCAGTTGGCGGTCGTGGTGGCAACCCGTTACAAAACGCTTTTGAATTCTACTACGCGAAGAATCCGCTGATAAAATTACGCGGGGCTTTGGGTGGCTTGCGAATTTTCATTGCTTACTATGTAGAGTTATGGCGCAATCTGGGATTAATTAAACGGGGCTTAAAACGCGCCCAGAGGTATGCGAAAACTGCGCGTGCAGTTGTTGGCGGTGGTGCAGTTAGCGTATTTTACGAACAGTTGGGTAAAAGCTTACCTGCAGGCACAATTATCTCTGTAGGTGAAGGAGAAACCCTCTTAACTAAATTTTTAAGTGGTAAAGAGTTTCGCGATGAACGCTGCTATGTAGTAGGAGAAGCGCAACCAAGACAGCGCTTAATTCACGAACAACCTACACCGTTAGAAAAGACTGCTTGTAACTACGACTATATCGAAAGCATCTGGCCAGAATTTAACTATTATCTCCAAGGGCAAGACTTTTATATCGGTGTCCAAACCAAACGCGGCTGTCCTCATAACTGCTGTTATTGTGTATACACTGTAGTTGAAGGCAAACAGGTACGCATCAATCCTGCCGATGAAGTAGTAGCGGAAATGCGTCAATTATACGATCGCGGTATTCGCAATTTCTGGTTTACCGATGCCCAATTCATACCCGCCAGAAAATTTATCGATGATGCAGCAGAATTGTTACAAAAAATTGTCGATTCTGGGATGAGAGATATTCATTGGGCAGCATACATCAGAGCCGACAATCTCACACCCGAATTGTGCAAATTGATGGCGAAAACTGGGATGAATTACTTTGAAATCGGGATTACCAGCGGTTCTCAAGAACTCGTGCGGAAAATGCGGATGGGTTACAACCTGCGTACTGTCTTGCAAAACTGTCGCGATTTAAAAACTGCTGGTTTCAATGACTTAGTTTCCGTCAACTATTCCTTTAACGTTATTGACGAACGTCCCGAAACCATCCGCCAAACCATCGCCTATCACCGCGAACTCGAACGTATTTTTGGCGCAGATAAAGTTGAACCAGCCATTTTCTTTATTGGATTGCAACCCCACACCCACTTAGAAGAATATGCCTTTAAACAAGGTATTCTCAAACCTGGGTATAATCCTATGAGCTTAATGCCGTGGACAGCCAAAAAATTACTGTGGAATCCAGAACCCTTGGGTTCATTTTTTGGTGAAGTCTGCTTGCAAGCTTGGCAACAAAACCCCAACGATTTTGGACGTGAAGTCATGAAAATCTTGGAAGAGAAATTGGGTTGTGCTGATTTGGAAGCAGCACTATCTGCGCCAATTGAGAAAAACGAGAAACAATTGGTAGGTGTTTAA
- a CDS encoding pentapeptide repeat-containing protein, producing MNIEAIKLGTLKQLPGANLEDEELSQLDLSRINLAGATLVGANFTGSKFEGGHLEGANLMGANLQATDLRANLMGANLMQADLTGADLRGSNLRGANFMGATLSDVSLTGAFLSGANLMNVNLQGVDLRSADLRGANLTGANLKGADLTRADLQGALLSEANLEEADLRGANLAGANFTGANLLCAELEGANLNGVNLDRACVVGTVVETVK from the coding sequence ATGAATATTGAAGCTATTAAATTAGGAACTCTCAAGCAACTCCCAGGAGCCAATTTAGAAGACGAGGAACTCTCTCAACTTGATTTAAGCCGCATCAATCTTGCAGGCGCTACTCTCGTAGGTGCCAATTTCACTGGTTCCAAATTTGAAGGTGGACATTTAGAAGGCGCAAATTTGATGGGAGCCAACCTTCAAGCCACCGACTTACGGGCAAACCTCATGGGAGCGAATTTGATGCAAGCAGATTTAACTGGTGCTGACTTGCGTGGTAGCAATTTGCGCGGTGCTAACTTTATGGGTGCAACACTCAGTGATGTGTCATTGACAGGCGCTTTTTTGAGTGGTGCTAATTTGATGAATGTCAATTTACAAGGCGTTGATTTACGCAGTGCTGACTTGCGCGGTGCTAACCTCACAGGAGCAAATCTCAAAGGCGCAGACTTAACTCGTGCTGATTTGCAAGGGGCGTTGTTAAGCGAAGCCAATCTCGAAGAAGCCGATTTGCGTGGAGCAAACTTAGCTGGAGCCAATTTTACTGGCGCAAATTTATTATGTGCTGAGTTGGAAGGTGCAAATTTAAACGGTGTAAATTTAGATAGGGCTTGTGTAGTAGGAACTGTTGTTGAAACGGTTAAGTGA
- the clpS gene encoding ATP-dependent Clp protease adapter ClpS, producing the protein MSVETIEKRSTTRKLAPQYRVLLHNDDYNSMEYVVQVLMTTVPSITQPQAISIMMEAHTNGLALVITCAQEHAEFYCETLKSHGLSSTIEPDE; encoded by the coding sequence GTGTCAGTCGAAACCATTGAGAAGCGTTCCACAACCCGCAAGCTCGCGCCTCAGTATCGCGTTTTGCTCCATAATGACGACTACAACTCTATGGAGTACGTGGTACAGGTACTAATGACCACAGTGCCGAGCATCACTCAGCCCCAGGCTATTAGCATTATGATGGAAGCCCATACTAACGGGCTAGCTTTAGTGATTACTTGCGCTCAGGAACACGCTGAGTTCTACTGTGAAACTTTGAAAAGTCACGGTTTGAGTAGCACTATTGAACCTGATGAATAA
- a CDS encoding helix-turn-helix domain-containing protein yields MAKILGKHRGTVHRWLADYREGGIETVVEFGTSSGRKRAIPDWAVSSLKKQLEEPEGRFQRYTQIQHWLDITLGVQAEYATVHHLARYRLKAKLKVPRPRNRKQDEEKLEAFKKTSVMTCN; encoded by the coding sequence ATCGCGAAAATATTGGGAAAACATCGAGGTACAGTACATCGATGGTTGGCAGATTATCGAGAAGGAGGAATTGAGACTGTTGTTGAATTTGGGACGAGTTCAGGTCGAAAAAGAGCAATACCAGATTGGGCTGTATCAAGTTTGAAAAAACAACTCGAAGAACCAGAAGGTAGGTTCCAACGGTACACACAAATACAACATTGGTTAGATATCACCTTGGGCGTGCAAGCCGAGTACGCAACTGTACATCATCTGGCACGTTACAGGCTCAAAGCCAAGCTCAAAGTCCCACGTCCGCGTAACCGAAAGCAAGACGAAGAAAAACTAGAGGCTTTTAAAAAAACCTCGGTGATGACTTGCAATTAA